The following are from one region of the Camelus ferus isolate YT-003-E chromosome 13, BCGSAC_Cfer_1.0, whole genome shotgun sequence genome:
- the LYPLA2 gene encoding acyl-protein thioesterase 2 produces MCGNTMSLPLLTDAATVSGAERETAAVIFLHGLGDTGHSWADALSTIRLPHVKYICPHAPRIPVTLNMKMVMPSWFDLMGLSPDAPEDEAGIKKAAENIKALIEHEMKNGIPANRIVLGGFSQGGALSLYTALTCPHPLAGIVALSCWLPLHRAFPQAANGSAKDLAILQCHGELDPMVPVRFGALTAEKLRSVVTPARVQFKTYPGVMHSSCPQEMAAVKEFLEKLLPPV; encoded by the exons ATGTGTGGTAACACCATGTCTCTGCCCCTGCTCACCGATGCTGCCACTGTGTCTGGAGCTGAGCGGGAAACGGCTGCG GTTATTTTTTTACATGGACTTGGAGACACAGG ACACAGCTGGGCTGACGCCCTCTCCACCATCCGGCTCCCTCACGTCAAATACATCTGTCCCCATGC ACCTCGGATCCCTGTGACACTCAACATGAAGATGGTGATGCCCTCCTG GTTTGACCTGATGGGGCTGAGTCCAGATGCCCCAGAGGACGAGGCTGGCATCAAGAAGGCAGCAGAGAACA tcaaGGCCTTGATTGAGCATGAGATGAAGAATGGGATCCCTGCCAATCGGATCGTCCTGGGAGGCTTTTcacag ggtgGGGCCCTGTCCCTCTATACAgccctcacctgcccccaccctctggcTGGCATTGTGGCTTTGAGCTGTTGGTTGCCTCTGCACCGGGCCTTTCCCCAG GCAGCCAACGGCAGTGCCAAGGACCTGGCCATCCTTCAGTGCCATGGGGAGCTGGACCCCATGGTTCCTGTACGGTTTGGGGCCCTGACAGCTGAGAAGCTCCGGTCTGTTGTCACACCCGCCAGGGTCCAGTTCAAGACCTACCCGGGGGTCATGCACAGCTCCTGTCCTCAG gagatggcagctgtgaaGGAGTTTCTTGAGAAGCTGCTGCCTCCTGTCTAA